The genomic DNA ATTTATTCTTATTATATGTATTCCTTATTTTATGTTTTAGAGGATTAATGTGCTCtaaattttttgaaatataatcctaatttttttattttcacaaaatgaaacaaaataatgtaatatttatacctaaatataatataaatatttttcgTTAGTTTATAAGATAGAGATGAAaattatctattcaaaaatattttaaatcaaatttacccactccattatttttttaaaaaatgatacAACTTTAACCCGATTATTAATGGTTTGTTAATTGTTACTTAAATTAGTTTTTATTAGGATAGTTGCtacttgtattatatatataatataatatttttaatattgttttatatcatttaagaatatataattattgtaaaatttcttaattaattgcctattgtgtttgttatacagatttttataattttaaaatcattaaaTTTATACTTCTTTActtattaaatttattatatcatatacaattaaatttttatttgacTATCTTATTtcaattatatataggatatagtTATCATAAATAAGttgataataatatttttattaattttaatttggatttatttacTTTTTTTACTTTACTCATGAAATTTATGTTATtgataatttttaatttataaaaatattataaattttcaGATGGTAAATATTGTgaatttcaatttattttgtctacttttttatattaaaatccttttaataaaaaatttattggTGAATTTTGGTGTGACATCCAAGTGAATTTTTAGAGGTTATGTCTACTACGATTATTACTTTCTttctaatatttttattaaattttatgtttattgTAATTTTTGTATTCTACTTTTTCACTTATAAGTATTAGGTTTTTTTTTTGCCAATCTAGCACAGGTTGTATTGTTTTTTACTCTTGCTTGTTTTCACTGAACTATGGATGCTATATTAATAGAGAGGAATTTACAATATTGAATATTGACCTTGAGAACCATATCATCTTACCACTTAAACCCCTTACACTAATTATGTGCCCGttgacttaaaatgaataagggacttataagtgataagtacATGGATGtttataagttaaataagtgtttggttaaatgtcagaattttttttaactcaattgagttaaaataaataattttaaatataattatcttaattcgtaaattttaaattagaaatacatgtaaaaacataaattttaaaacaaaagttaataaaaagcgaaaaatcaaaataagttgagaaaaagtacgtcgttggtaacattcaacttatcagcttataagttataaattcaacttataagctgagtcgacaaacactcgtctTACTGGCTTATAAGCAATAAGTAACTTATGTGTGTATAGCCAAACATGCCCTATATATAGGTTATAATTGGGTTTTGGATAAGAATTCCAagtataattaatgcaatatttaatgtTTATTTAGGATATATTTTCTATCCATATTAGTAACATTACTCTTCTATAATAAAAACAACAACAATaatacaataataataataataataatatatgtgCATATAGTAATGTGTGATTTGTAATATGATGATGAGTAAAACAAAGAAGCGAGAAGAGGGGCGGAGGATATGGAAAAAGAAACAACCAATGTATAGATACATAAATAACTTACAATGTATTCATAATGCATGTATACATAACATACTTGTCCAATCTGTAAACACATTCTGTGAAAAAACtaggtagaagaagaagaagaagggtgtTAAAAAATGCATCATCTACCAGGACCAGTGTTGAGAGAGAAGCATAAGAAAGATAAAATGCATATGCATATATCAGCCCCAAGTACAGGGTTAAGAGGTAAAAGCAGGACAAAGACCAAGAAGCATCATTCTTCAACGCCTGTTACGAGTGTCGGTACTTCTGGTTCCAATATGGTTCCCAGTTTGGGTGATGCAACTGAGTTAATTGGATCGGATCAGCCCACACTTAGTGAAAAACTCAAGGTTTTTAAAGCTTCCGGTTTTGATCCTGAGGGATTTTTGACTACTAAATGTCGTAATATGAACCAAAAGGTCGGTTATGATTTACAATTTTACTGTTTATGCAGTTTTTTAAAAGTATAGATTGATATATTTTGTTTGTATACCATTTGTGGAGAGTGAAGTCagtataattataatattatgtGAAGAGCATAATATTAAGGTGAAGCTCATCGGAGCACAGATATAAATGTGTGTTTTACGAAATTATTAAGTGattaaaaaatttatttgatGCAAATGTTATGCAGGAAGTAAAGAACTTGTGCTTGTACCTTGTTGATTTAAAGAAGGCATCTGCAGAGGAAATGCGAAAAAGTGTATATGCTAATTACCCATCTTTTATACGGTAAGCCTCTCTGTTTCAATTGCTTAATGCTAGTACATTTCATTCTTAGGTGCTGCTTAATCACGTATGTCTATCAATATCTTGTCGAAATTAATACAAGGATATCTGAGGAAATGCAGCTGAGTTGTTTGACATTAATGAGCATGATAGCTTTTTCACTAAATCTAAAAGGTTAAAGAACATGACATGTAATGATACGGTGTGTTTGGAATGTGCAGTACATCTAGGGAGATTTGTGATCTTGAGGGGCAGCTTCTTGATTTGAAAAACCTCTTATCTTCTCGGGCGGTTCTTGTGAATGGTTTAGCTGATGGGATACGTATAGATTCCTTTACTTCTCATCATGAAGAAAAAAAAGGCGATGTTACTTTGGATGACATGGAATCTTCCAACCAAGAAAAGTGGTTAGTAGAATTTATGGAGACTCTTGAGGTTTTACTCGCTGAGAGAAGAATTAATGAAGCATTAGATGCACTTGACGAAGGTGAACAAATTGCACAGCAAGACAACCGCTATCAGTCAGCGACATCCACTGCAATGTTACAACTGCAGAATAATATAATCCAACATAGGCAAAAGTTAGCTGATAGCCTTGTGGAATCTGCTTCTCATCCTTCTGCTACTGGTTTTGAACTTCGTTCAGCTGTAAAAGCTCTGAAAAGACTTGGTGATGGTCCTCGAGCTCATAGTTTGTTATTAAGATCTCATTATCGAAAGTTGCAACATTATCTAAGGGATCTTCATCCGGCAGGTCCTTCACTTGGAGCAGCATACATTACTGCCATTTCACAACTTACCTTTTCCACCCTGGCACAGGCAGCTAGTGATTCATTGGCCATCTTTGGCGATGAGCCTTGCTATACATCTGAGCTCGTAACTTGGGCTGTGAATCAGACTGAGAGTTTTGCACTTCTCGTGAAGAGACACTTTTTAGCATCACCGGCATCATCAGGGAGCTTAAGAATAGTTTCAGAGTGTGTCCAAGTATGTTTGGGTCACTGTTCTACGTTAGAAACTCGTGGACTGGTTCTCTCTCCGGTTCTCTTGAAAATATGCAAGCCTTGTGTTGAGCAAGCATTTACCGCCAGCTTAAAAAGAATAGAACAAAGCACAGCCGCAATAGCTGCCTCGGATGATTGGTCACTTAATTATCCACCGCTTGGTTCACGCTCTGTCAGTGCTTCATCTCTTTTATCCCAACCAAAGCTTTCAAGCAGTGCTCATAGATTTAATTCAATGACTCAGGTTTTGAGTTCCTTCTTACTTTATATACACGTCATGTATAAATTTATGTAGCTAGATTATTTtgtattatcaacaattatccTTGTTTTGAAAGAAGTGAGCGGTTGTAAAATTATCCTCaacattttttttaataattaattatccTCACTAGAAAAGAAGATGCATCGACTTGAGACTGTGTCTGGATGAAAATCTTCCACCCATTAATCTTGAGATATAATAGTTGTTCATTTGCACTAATATGGATCTTTAATGCAGGAAATATGTGAGGACGTAGGTTCACTTGAAAACTTGAGTTTGGCTAACCAGGCATTGGAAAGTCTTTTGCAACTCTTTGATACATACATTAAAATGTTAATAAACGCATTGCCCAATTCAACAGAGACTGAGAACTTGGAAGGATCAGGGAGGATTGTCCGGATTGCAGAGACCCAAGCCCAACAATTAGCCTTGCTTGCTAATGCACTTGTGTTAGCAGATGAGCTGCTTCCACGTGCTGTCAGCAAGTTTTTACATTTGCCACAAACTGATGATGGCTCTCGAAGAGGTTCAGATAGGCACAATCGCGCCCCAGAGCAAAGAGAACTCAAAAAGCGGCTGCAACGCTTGGTTGATCAATTGCGAGATAGTTTCTGTCGCCAGCATGCACTTGATTTAATCTTCAACGAAGATGGTTCTGTCCGTTTATGTGCAGACATGTACTTTGCTATGGATGGAGATACAGAAGAATTACCTGAATGGTTTCCTTCTGCAATATATCAGGTAAATGAATACATTTCAAGGTGTTAATTATCTAGGAAGCTCTATATGAAACGGAAGGTTGCCCAAATAACAAAGCATAGCATGCCTAGTTAAAATTCTACCAAGTTGTATTGCATCATTTTGTGGTGTTTGGGGGTAAAAGTCAGTATTGCTCAAGTCACTTCAGCCAGTTTTATGCCTATAGAATCCCCTAGAGCCACCTGGTTTGTTTTGTCAGTAATGCTTTGCACCTGGTCAATCTAGTACTTGAATGTATTATGAGAAGTTGGAGACTATGTAATGATTGGATATacaaaatcaactcaatttttttaaaaaaatgtataAATTTACCAACCAAAACAGAGAATGGTTGCATACAGTGTGAACACCATCATGTGCGAAGCAACTTTTGTTGTACAAAATAATTTAATCAGTGCAACTTTTGGACATAATGTTTTTTCATCATAGGAGCTGTTTGAAAAGGCGACTCTAGTTGCAAGCATGGCATCTGATGTGTTTGTTGGAAAGGATAGATTTGCAACAATTCTTCTGATGAGGCTTACAGAGACTGTTATCTTGTGGCTTTCTGATGATCAATCCTTTTGGGAAGATATTGAGCAAGGGCCAAAGACTTTGGGTCCTTTAGGTCTTCAACAGGTCTTCTTTTCTACTTACCTATATATCTTTTATAATCACTGAACATCGTCCCCAGATATTTTGTCCGGTCCTAACTCTTCCTCACATTTAGGTTTcctttgttttttttttctgaacgcAGTTCTATTTAGATATGCAGTTTGTCATACTGTTTGCATCTCAAGGTCGCTACTTATCTCGTAATCTTCATCAAGTAATCAAGAATATCATCGGAAGAGCTATTGACGCAGTTGCTGCAACCAAAATAGATCCTTATAGGTATTACAGTAAACTTAAGAGGAGTGTGTATATTTAGATATCCGGTACTAAATGCATTATTAAATCAaatgtcatatatatatatatagagttaATTGCAGTTTGTAACCCCTCCTACCTTTCCGGTGAATAACAAAATTATATACTTACTTTTAAAAGTACAGTTTGCAACCCCTAACTTTAGACATTAAATACAATATGCATCCCTTTAATTATTTTGttgaaaatatttatattatggAGGGTAAAATTGAAATGcagcaaaatatttaaataataatttttttaattaaactaaaatttagaatttcaaattataaaaataatattaatgtcaattattttattactcagtataatttttaaaattttaaaatatagatatatttagaaactttatgattatatatataaacatatttgcttaataaatatattttaagtattttgcattatgattaatttagaatattacTAATATAAAATAGCTATAATTTTTTTCATGTAAAAAATGtactaaaataaatattttaattaatttaaaattttagttattaatattaacatctcaatttcaattttataacCGCAAAAGATGCATGTTGTAGTTGATATTGAAAGTTAAGGGTTGCAAATTGTATTCTGCAAAGTAGGTATAGTGTTTTGATTTTGAATGAAAGGTGGAGGCTGCAAAGTGCAAATCACAAGTAAAAGAGGATTTAAAAATGAGGTAATGTTAATTATCTACCAAATATTTTGTTGTTGATAGTTTTGATTGTTGTTATCATTTACATCCAATGTCTAAAATTTCTTAAACATGCAGTGTATTACCAGAAGATGAATGGTTTACTGATGTAGCTCAAATTGCTATAGATATGTTGTCGGGAAAAGAAGCCGGTGAATATGAAACTGAAGATATTCATAGCCCCATAGCACCACAATCCGTAGAGTAGAACTAGGGTTGTTTAACAGTTGTATAGAGAAAATAGTCCATTTTTCGCCTGCTGTCCACATTGTTATATGTAATTATCAGAGCATTACTTATCTTCAGCTTCGGTACATACTTTTTTTTGTTCTTCATATTTGGGAAATGTAAATCAGAAATGCTCTAATCATCATAAAATATTCATGTGTGAAAAGATTCTGAAGGGAAGTTCCTCAAGAAATAGCTTTAGAGAGAATCTCATTGATCAACACCAAGGACCTTAAGATAGACTTTGAGAAGTGAAAATCTGTGTCCGGTTTTACGATCATTCAATTTCTTCTGGTTAAGGATCAAAGATGTGTTGTATACAGTTATAAACACAGAGACATGCTGTCTTTTTTTTCCTTTGTATTACCAGGTACGTATATAGCAAGTAGAAGAATTAATGGGAGTATTGAAGGGAAAATAAATTCTCCAAACTGTGTAGGCCTTTGTAACATGTTTTCCACTCTTAATTGTTTTGGTGTTTGATCAATTGGACAAAGAACGGATATATTATACTCTCTCCATCCGGTTTTTTTTTATATGTTCGTTTGAATTTTATGCACAGtattcaaaataataatttttaatttttttgtagattaaaattttaattatatttttttattaacaaaaaaaaattaaaaatatgattttagCTCGAAAGAATGCCCAAAATACATCACTTTTCACATTCAACTGCTCAAAATGCTCAGATACGCGCGAACCGCCCAAAATATCCACGAAATACGCATTTCAGGGATGCGTAGTCAACCTTTCAAATTTTAATAAAGAGTACGCATGTTTCACATGCCTATTCACTTTTTGATTTAAGATGCACATGCGTATTCACTAAAATACAAAAAGTGAATCCGCATGTGCCACATGCGTAGTCtttataaaaaattgaaataatgAATATGCATCCCTCACATGCGTATTCAACATGTATTTTGGGCGTACAGTCCCGTCAATTGCCATTTTAGACATTTTTTCTCAAATGAAGGGTATTTTGGTTTTTACCCTTTTAGCTTTATAGTCAAAGATAAAAATAATGTGAgtataaaatttaaataagagCATGAAAATCTTTTTAAACTCTTCACTTTATCAAATAATGGGCATGTTTGGGTAATGCCTTATTGACTTATAAACCCGTAAGTACTCATATACTAGCGTTTCTcacccaacttataagttgaatttataagttataagctgataagttgaataaTGCTCTCATCCATATAATCAATAATGCTCTCATCCTGGTGCTGCATAATAGAATGAAACTCCCTTAAATAAGCCTCCCTATCAGCATTAGAGAAGTACTGCTCATAGAATACTTCATTGAATCCCTGTCATTCCAAAACCTCTACATACTGCTTCCCTTTAGTAATTTTCACTCCTCTCCACCACCTCTGAGCATCGCCCTCCAACTTATACACAGCTAACCTgaccttctgaatctcatcacaacccagtgcatcaaaaatcttctcgagatgaacaatccaattttcagcaTCAATGAGAGTCGGTGTTGC from Apium graveolens cultivar Ventura chromosome 5, ASM990537v1, whole genome shotgun sequence includes the following:
- the LOC141661699 gene encoding exocyst complex component EXO84A-like, whose protein sequence is MHHLPGPVLREKHKKDKMHMHISAPSTGLRGKSRTKTKKHHSSTPVTSVGTSGSNMVPSLGDATELIGSDQPTLSEKLKVFKASGFDPEGFLTTKCRNMNQKEVKNLCLYLVDLKKASAEEMRKSVYANYPSFIRTSREICDLEGQLLDLKNLLSSRAVLVNGLADGIRIDSFTSHHEEKKGDVTLDDMESSNQEKWLVEFMETLEVLLAERRINEALDALDEGEQIAQQDNRYQSATSTAMLQLQNNIIQHRQKLADSLVESASHPSATGFELRSAVKALKRLGDGPRAHSLLLRSHYRKLQHYLRDLHPAGPSLGAAYITAISQLTFSTLAQAASDSLAIFGDEPCYTSELVTWAVNQTESFALLVKRHFLASPASSGSLRIVSECVQVCLGHCSTLETRGLVLSPVLLKICKPCVEQAFTASLKRIEQSTAAIAASDDWSLNYPPLGSRSVSASSLLSQPKLSSSAHRFNSMTQEICEDVGSLENLSLANQALESLLQLFDTYIKMLINALPNSTETENLEGSGRIVRIAETQAQQLALLANALVLADELLPRAVSKFLHLPQTDDGSRRGSDRHNRAPEQRELKKRLQRLVDQLRDSFCRQHALDLIFNEDGSVRLCADMYFAMDGDTEELPEWFPSAIYQELFEKATLVASMASDVFVGKDRFATILLMRLTETVILWLSDDQSFWEDIEQGPKTLGPLGLQQFYLDMQFVILFASQGRYLSRNLHQVIKNIIGRAIDAVAATKIDPYSVLPEDEWFTDVAQIAIDMLSGKEAGEYETEDIHSPIAPQSVE